From the genome of Halorussus sp. MSC15.2, one region includes:
- a CDS encoding LamG-like jellyroll fold domain-containing protein, with protein sequence MTLVTQWTFDGDLRDRSGYDHHLSGSVTYAEGKTGRALVSAGNALDVPMTSEIEGVFSGNELTVAARLRIDESSKQWNDVLRYDDETGQERRLERGDADANTGRADYCNNVGFADTTTKLSDHNVGPAGEWYSLVVRRLPDRVEVWIDGTKVDAGSVSGSIPTISGGLRIDEEDNDTRIDEIRLYDHAVSTAEIQRFARGAVGRWKCSDLVEPIDNIYDSENLGSQWTIVTHGNGTATLSATDDDTAPSAPESTTKLVAEKETTGDDPDTSGGDKVWHGDYKKGADSVTASAGDTFTFSGWYRLTDSTGDPRNLRCDLYATDESWNNYSTDGTVRLEADSTWHRFENTVELTEDKEVTPSWQWSYDYGYQKLELCGLQVQYATAPSDEFVQGKGSRPGTAPDSTGHGHDGDPTGVAQAEGSALGRTCASFDGHDDEIVLPSLGVSGDRSLTLTAWLRVDADAGTNNNVFGFGGRNGGDTFSLRTDGDGAFKFYFWDDDLVATTSNYYGSWVHVAARYDADAGERTVFVDGQQVASDAPATPNFVDADYSIGGFNGEAFDGMLADVRLYATALSTDEIRHVHENRARLDHNGTLHAHEFVEFDERLMVEDETFTCDQHDRSALGTVTPRDTDASDWEEGDDTLGNIAIVGEAEITDTTYVPASFEYTKVNDDEGFTTSWSGGVVSPEGWQTGWNEFYVPVSDADYLSPASAPWENMDRLQLYRTGPNAGDSNQTIRLRDLRLVKTPDAADSGALAVDADGVVTAVEFDETTALSGSTVAEDAPTRLSVGRLDEC encoded by the coding sequence GTGACGCTCGTCACCCAGTGGACGTTCGACGGCGACCTGCGGGACCGCTCGGGGTACGACCACCACCTCTCCGGGTCGGTGACGTACGCCGAGGGCAAGACCGGGCGGGCGCTCGTCAGCGCGGGCAACGCGCTCGACGTACCCATGACGAGCGAGATAGAAGGCGTCTTCTCCGGCAACGAACTGACCGTTGCGGCCCGACTGCGCATCGACGAGTCGAGCAAGCAGTGGAACGACGTCCTCCGGTACGACGACGAGACGGGACAGGAGCGCCGACTGGAACGGGGCGACGCCGACGCGAACACCGGCCGCGCCGACTACTGTAACAACGTCGGCTTCGCGGACACTACCACGAAACTGTCCGACCACAACGTCGGCCCGGCCGGCGAGTGGTACTCGCTCGTCGTCCGCCGCCTCCCGGACCGGGTCGAGGTCTGGATAGACGGGACGAAAGTGGACGCCGGGAGCGTTTCGGGTTCGATTCCGACGATTTCCGGCGGACTGCGGATTGACGAGGAGGACAACGACACCCGCATCGACGAGATTCGGCTGTACGACCACGCCGTCTCGACCGCCGAAATTCAGCGATTCGCCCGCGGCGCGGTGGGTCGCTGGAAGTGTTCGGACCTCGTGGAACCCATCGACAACATCTACGACTCCGAGAATCTCGGCTCGCAGTGGACCATCGTGACCCACGGAAACGGGACCGCGACGCTCTCGGCCACGGACGACGACACCGCACCTAGCGCGCCCGAGAGTACGACGAAACTCGTCGCGGAGAAAGAGACTACGGGCGACGACCCCGACACCAGCGGCGGCGACAAGGTGTGGCACGGAGACTACAAGAAGGGCGCGGACAGCGTCACCGCTTCTGCGGGTGACACGTTCACCTTCTCGGGGTGGTACCGCTTAACCGACTCCACGGGAGACCCGCGAAACCTCAGATGTGACCTCTACGCGACCGACGAGTCGTGGAACAACTACTCGACCGATGGCACGGTTCGATTGGAAGCCGACAGCACGTGGCATCGCTTCGAGAACACGGTCGAACTCACCGAAGACAAGGAGGTCACGCCGTCGTGGCAGTGGAGCTACGACTACGGCTACCAGAAACTGGAACTGTGCGGACTACAGGTCCAGTACGCCACGGCACCGTCCGACGAGTTCGTGCAGGGAAAGGGGTCCCGTCCGGGAACCGCCCCCGACAGCACCGGTCACGGCCACGACGGCGACCCGACCGGAGTCGCGCAGGCCGAGGGGAGCGCCCTCGGGCGGACCTGCGCGTCGTTCGACGGCCATGACGACGAGATTGTCCTCCCCTCGCTCGGCGTGTCGGGCGACCGGTCGCTGACGCTGACGGCGTGGCTCCGCGTAGATGCGGACGCCGGGACGAACAACAACGTCTTCGGGTTCGGCGGCCGCAACGGAGGTGACACCTTCTCTCTGCGGACCGACGGTGACGGGGCGTTCAAATTCTACTTCTGGGACGACGACCTCGTCGCGACCACGTCGAACTACTACGGGTCGTGGGTCCACGTCGCCGCCCGGTACGACGCCGACGCCGGGGAACGCACGGTGTTCGTGGACGGCCAGCAGGTCGCCTCGGACGCGCCCGCGACGCCGAACTTCGTGGACGCCGACTACAGCATCGGCGGCTTCAACGGAGAGGCGTTCGATGGAATGCTCGCGGACGTGCGCCTGTACGCGACCGCGCTGTCGACCGACGAGATACGCCACGTCCACGAGAATCGCGCGCGCCTCGACCACAACGGAACGCTCCACGCTCACGAGTTCGTGGAGTTCGACGAGCGACTGATGGTCGAGGACGAGACGTTCACGTGCGACCAGCACGACCGCAGCGCTCTCGGCACGGTCACGCCGAGAGACACTGACGCCAGCGACTGGGAAGAGGGAGACGACACGCTCGGCAATATTGCCATCGTCGGCGAAGCCGAGATAACCGACACCACCTACGTTCCGGCGTCGTTCGAGTACACGAAGGTGAACGACGACGAGGGGTTCACCACCTCGTGGTCCGGCGGCGTCGTCTCGCCCGAGGGCTGGCAGACCGGCTGGAACGAGTTCTACGTCCCGGTCAGCGACGCCGACTACCTGAGTCCGGCGAGCGCGCCGTGGGAGAACATGGACCGGCTACAGCTCTACCGAACGGGACCGAACGCGGGCGACTCGAACCAGACCATCCGGTTACGCGACCTTCGGCTGGTGAAGACCCCCGACGCCGCGGACTCGGGCGCGCTCGCAGTCGACGCTGACGGTGTGGTGACCGCCGTCGAGTTCGACGAGACGACGGCGCTGAGTGGCTCGACGGTCGCCGAAGACGCTCCGACGCGACTCTCCGTCGGCCGACTGGACGAGTGCTGA